The window GGTCACCGCGGCGCGCAACGTCATCGCGATCTACCGGCCGGTGCTCGAGCCCCTCGGTCTCACCCACCCGCAGTACCTCGTGCTGCTCGCGCTGTGGGAGAGCGCACCGCAGTCGCTGGGGGAGCTGGCCGACCAGCTGGCGATGGAACCGGCGACGCTGTCGCCCATCGTCAAACGGCTGGAGGCGCAGGGGCGGGTGAGCCGCACGCGCCGCCGCGACGACGAGCGGGTGCTCGACATCGCGCTCACCGATGCCGGCCGCGCGCTGCGCACCGACGCGCTGCGCGTCCCCGAGCAGATCATGGCGCGGGCGGGGATGGATGCCGCGCAGCTCACGGCACTGCGCGACGGCCTGGCCCCCTTCGCGGCGGCCGGGCGGGGCTGAGGCTTCCAGGGGTTTCCGAGCCGGTGTCCGAGGCCCGACCTAGACTTGGATGGTGCCCATCGTCTCTGTCCCCGCGCCCGGAAACTCCAGCGGAACGCTCAGCGTTCGCGGCGCCCGCGTCCACAATCTGAAGAACGTCGACCTGGACATCCCTCGCGATGCGCTCGTGGTGTTCACCGGGCTGTCGGGGTCGGGTAAGTCCAGCCTCGCATTCGACACGATCTTCGCCGAGGGTCAGCGTCGCTACGTCGAATCGCTGAGCTCCTACGCGCGGCAGTTCCTGGGCCAGGTCGACCGCCCCGACGTCGACTTCATCGAGGGGCTGAGCCCGGCGGTGTCGATCGATCAGAAGTCGACCAACCGCAACCCGCGGTCCACGGTCGGCACGATCACCGAGATCCACGACTACATGCGGCTCCTGTGGGCGCGCATCGGGGTGCCGCACTGCCCCGAGT is drawn from Microbacterium sp. zg-B96 and contains these coding sequences:
- a CDS encoding MarR family transcriptional regulator, translated to MDVGTDPLKLENQLCFAMVTAARNVIAIYRPVLEPLGLTHPQYLVLLALWESAPQSLGELADQLAMEPATLSPIVKRLEAQGRVSRTRRRDDERVLDIALTDAGRALRTDALRVPEQIMARAGMDAAQLTALRDGLAPFAAAGRG